A genomic stretch from Sporocytophaga myxococcoides DSM 11118 includes:
- the hemW gene encoding radical SAM family heme chaperone HemW, whose product MSGIYIHVPFCRQACHYCDFHFSTNLSLKEKMVEAICMELKQRKSYINEDINTIYFGGGTPSLLLVDEIQKIIDEVKGLYKVIDNAEITIEVNPDDISRNYLKGLKQAGINRLSIGVQAFQDNLLALLNRVHNSEKAISSIKEAREQGFYNITADLIYGIPGLGKEKWDENIQTLIDLDIPHISAYALTIEEKTVLGKRLKKGHFSPEEEENVALQFEDLVSLLERASYEQYEISNFAKEGYIARHNSSYWLGAHYIGLGPSAHSFNGTSRQYNISNNHKYIEGINTLKPEITIEQLTDLDKANEYFLTRLRTKWGCDLGDIKQKFNLEVDYYIDTAKSFIEEGYMIKEENFLKLTPRGKLIADKITEAFFIV is encoded by the coding sequence ATGTCAGGAATTTATATCCATGTTCCCTTTTGCAGGCAGGCTTGTCATTATTGCGACTTCCATTTCTCAACGAATTTATCTCTCAAAGAAAAAATGGTTGAGGCTATCTGTATGGAGTTGAAACAAAGAAAAAGCTACATTAATGAAGACATAAACACAATTTACTTTGGAGGAGGAACACCATCACTACTTCTTGTCGATGAAATACAAAAAATTATAGACGAAGTAAAGGGCCTTTACAAGGTTATTGATAATGCCGAAATAACAATTGAAGTAAATCCTGATGACATTTCTCGAAATTATTTAAAGGGATTAAAACAAGCAGGCATAAACAGACTTAGCATTGGTGTCCAGGCATTTCAGGATAATTTATTAGCCTTGTTGAACAGAGTTCATAATAGCGAAAAGGCGATCAGCTCTATCAAAGAAGCGAGGGAACAAGGCTTTTACAACATTACCGCTGATCTTATTTATGGGATACCTGGCCTTGGCAAGGAAAAATGGGATGAAAATATTCAAACCCTTATTGACCTTGATATTCCTCATATATCTGCCTATGCGTTAACAATTGAAGAGAAAACTGTTTTAGGCAAACGATTGAAAAAAGGACATTTTTCTCCAGAAGAAGAGGAGAATGTGGCCCTTCAATTTGAAGATCTTGTATCCTTACTAGAAAGAGCATCATATGAACAATATGAGATCAGCAACTTCGCGAAGGAAGGTTATATTGCTCGCCACAATAGCAGCTATTGGTTGGGAGCCCACTATATTGGCCTGGGTCCTTCTGCCCATTCGTTTAATGGAACATCAAGACAATACAACATAAGTAACAATCATAAATATATTGAAGGAATAAACACCTTAAAACCAGAGATTACAATAGAGCAACTAACTGATCTGGACAAAGCCAATGAATATTTCCTTACCAGACTACGCACTAAATGGGGCTGTGACCTGGGAGATATAAAACAAAAATTTAATCTTGAGGTAGATTATTATATAGATACTGCAAAATCATTTATTGAGGAGGGTTATATGATTAAAGAAGAGAATTTTTTAAAATTGACACCCAGAGGCAAATTGATTGCAGATAAAATCACAGAGGCATTCTTTATCGTTTGA
- a CDS encoding glycoside hydrolase family 15 protein, with product MNYQPIENYAIIGDLNTIALVGLNGSIDFLCFPFYDSPSIFAALLDHKKGGYFKIHPIIQEKVKNKQMYLPGTNILLTRFLSADGVGEITDYMPIEGMVHGNELVRRVSCIRGSIRFKMECKPRFNYGRDNHIAHKRDHNFEILFESQGESHLKLRLKSSVPMHTSENDGYAEFILNEGERADFILEDISKEDPPDISLGDFITKTFFETVKYWRDWVSKSTYKGRWLEAIQRSALTLKLLCSGRFGSIIASPTFGLPEFIGGNRNWDYRYSWIRDSAFCLYALVKTGYTKESQAFVKWIHYQCHDIENPGHLHLMYSQAGYNNPQEITLDHFEGYKGSAPVRIGNNANKQLQLDIYGELLDSVYLYNKYVEPISHDFWNNLVFQINWLIDNWKREDNGIWEVRGKEKHFLFSRLMCWVAFDRAIKIAESRSFPFPETWKIERNKIYQSIYNEFWDEDLKGFVQYQGAKTVDASCLFMPIVKFISPIDPRWLQTMDAIEKELVSDSLVYRYIPEVAAPDGLGGKEGTFSMCTFWYVECLSRSGQLEKAQFYFEKMLGYANHVGLFSEQLGFMGEHLGNFPQAFSHAGLISAALNLNAQLNKQGKTDSIPQFFL from the coding sequence ATGAATTATCAGCCTATTGAGAACTATGCAATCATTGGAGATTTAAATACAATAGCGCTTGTAGGCCTTAACGGGTCTATAGATTTTCTGTGTTTCCCATTTTATGATTCTCCATCCATTTTCGCAGCCCTCTTGGACCATAAAAAGGGCGGTTATTTCAAAATCCATCCAATTATTCAAGAAAAAGTTAAGAATAAGCAAATGTACCTTCCTGGCACAAACATTTTGCTTACAAGGTTTTTGTCCGCTGATGGAGTAGGCGAAATTACAGATTACATGCCGATAGAAGGTATGGTGCATGGCAATGAACTAGTAAGACGGGTTTCCTGCATCAGAGGGAGCATTCGATTCAAAATGGAGTGCAAGCCCCGATTTAATTACGGTAGGGACAATCATATTGCACACAAAAGAGATCATAATTTTGAAATACTATTCGAAAGTCAGGGAGAGAGTCATTTGAAATTAAGGCTGAAAAGCTCTGTTCCTATGCACACCTCAGAAAATGACGGTTATGCTGAATTCATTTTGAACGAAGGTGAACGGGCAGATTTTATACTTGAAGATATTTCAAAAGAAGATCCTCCCGATATTTCTTTGGGAGACTTTATCACAAAAACTTTTTTTGAAACCGTAAAATACTGGAGAGACTGGGTATCAAAATCAACCTACAAGGGGAGATGGCTTGAAGCGATCCAGCGATCAGCCCTTACACTCAAATTGCTTTGTAGCGGAAGATTCGGATCTATTATTGCAAGCCCAACATTCGGGCTGCCTGAATTCATTGGCGGCAATAGAAACTGGGACTATAGATACAGCTGGATAAGAGATTCGGCCTTTTGTCTTTATGCACTTGTTAAAACCGGCTATACTAAAGAATCACAGGCATTTGTAAAATGGATACATTATCAGTGTCATGATATAGAAAATCCCGGACATTTGCACCTTATGTATTCTCAGGCTGGCTACAATAATCCACAGGAAATTACACTTGATCATTTCGAAGGCTACAAAGGTTCAGCACCTGTAAGAATTGGCAATAATGCAAACAAACAATTGCAACTGGATATCTATGGAGAATTACTAGACTCAGTGTATTTATATAATAAATATGTTGAGCCAATAAGCCATGATTTCTGGAACAATTTAGTATTTCAAATCAACTGGCTTATTGACAACTGGAAAAGAGAAGATAACGGCATATGGGAGGTGCGAGGGAAAGAAAAGCATTTTTTATTCTCCCGACTCATGTGCTGGGTCGCCTTTGACAGAGCGATTAAGATTGCAGAATCAAGGTCATTTCCATTTCCAGAAACATGGAAAATAGAAAGAAATAAAATATATCAAAGTATCTATAATGAATTCTGGGACGAAGATTTAAAAGGGTTTGTCCAATACCAGGGTGCCAAAACTGTTGATGCTTCTTGCTTATTTATGCCCATTGTTAAATTCATCAGCCCAATTGATCCACGGTGGCTACAAACAATGGACGCAATAGAAAAAGAACTCGTGTCCGATTCACTTGTGTATAGGTACATCCCTGAAGTGGCCGCACCAGACGGACTTGGAGGCAAAGAAGGAACATTTTCAATGTGTACATTTTGGTATGTTGAATGTCTTTCCAGATCTGGACAACTTGAAAAAGCGCAATTCTATTTCGAGAAGATGCTTGGATATGCAAATCACGTAGGTTTATTTTCTGAACAGTTGGGATTCATGGGTGAACATTTGGGAAATTTCCCACAGGCATTCAGCCATGCAGGTCTTATCAGCGCCGCTTTAAACCTAAATGCTCAATTAAACAAACAGGGGAAAACGGATTCTATTCCCCAATTTTTTCTTTAG
- a CDS encoding MraY family glycosyltransferase produces the protein MLYNSVLSFCWAFLIAVFAIPSIIYVAHIKKLLDEPNLRTVHESLTPRLGGLAIFAGFMSALTIFGSLENGVQQVLAGSIIIFFIGLKDDVVPVSAFKKFFVQVLAAGIVMFVADIRISDFKGMLGLYEVDNGVSYVVTFLVIIGITNAINLIDGVDGLAGVIVMIITSTFGIYFYWYGGEAFGAYSYVAFSLLGSVIGFLRYNFHKAIIFMGDTGSLVSGFILSILGIQFVRMEAFDASPSIAIAVLIIPIMDTLRVFMLRILNGTSPFAPDKNHIHHRLMDLGFSQVMTVFLLALINLFAILGVNVLSNLENNYLLFLMIGYGFLVTGVIEIFYLRIKRENAGA, from the coding sequence ATGCTTTATAATTCAGTCCTTTCGTTTTGTTGGGCCTTTCTAATCGCAGTATTTGCAATTCCGTCTATAATTTATGTTGCTCACATCAAAAAATTACTGGATGAGCCAAATTTGCGTACCGTTCATGAATCTCTGACCCCTCGTTTGGGTGGACTCGCGATCTTCGCAGGATTTATGTCGGCTTTGACAATTTTTGGCTCACTCGAAAATGGTGTACAACAAGTTTTAGCCGGCTCAATTATCATTTTTTTTATTGGGTTAAAAGATGATGTAGTTCCGGTATCGGCATTTAAAAAGTTTTTTGTTCAGGTACTTGCAGCAGGTATTGTCATGTTTGTTGCAGATATAAGAATATCAGATTTTAAAGGAATGCTGGGATTATATGAGGTAGATAATGGTGTCAGTTATGTAGTTACATTCCTGGTTATTATTGGTATTACTAATGCAATTAACCTTATCGATGGCGTTGATGGACTAGCAGGTGTGATTGTAATGATCATTACTTCTACTTTTGGGATATATTTCTATTGGTATGGAGGAGAAGCTTTTGGGGCTTATTCTTATGTCGCTTTTAGCTTGTTAGGATCAGTAATTGGATTTTTAAGGTATAATTTTCACAAAGCAATTATATTTATGGGAGATACCGGTTCCTTAGTGTCCGGCTTCATTTTATCAATTCTGGGAATACAATTTGTAAGAATGGAGGCTTTTGACGCTTCTCCATCTATCGCTATTGCTGTGTTAATCATCCCTATAATGGATACGCTAAGAGTTTTTATGCTTAGAATATTAAATGGGACATCACCATTTGCACCTGATAAAAATCATATTCACCACAGACTTATGGATCTAGGCTTTTCTCAGGTAATGACAGTATTTTTACTCGCTTTGATTAACCTTTTTGCCATATTGGGAGTTAATGTACTTTCTAATCTGGAAAATAACTATTTACTATTTTTAATGATAGGATATGGTTTTTTAGTTACAGGAGTAATCGAAATCTTTTATTTGAGAATAAAGAGAGAAAATGCTGGTGCATAA
- a CDS encoding DUF4271 domain-containing protein: MHKSRNNTTQVRAILFLILAMLLPHLGNCAKTAFKIVKDLSSDWKIYNADINGYVPFIKGKSQKSHFIFQWVDLDKYAGYHLQVKAAPKLSLFVNNELYYTNTESKYQDVAIPVKDLLKKTVGGRKDLLTIYQPDASFNEGAVFIGYFPEIQIESVPAINIEAKKQNFLGDLVMALFISSFAIIAILKNRFPKSFSLFFQKSEFSLSASEELLSSRIIDFPLLLVIILNAFSLSILIFSNKESEDFVKFLTLIKTRNLSLFSQFALSTLMVIFLIIVKYLLITILGWIFDLNKLITLHFYEFLSIMLKVNLLVVPVVLILLSMNNFQPFMSITALTIILLIIFFLLILKVSYIIFKFSNYRNLYLFSYLCISEILPFIVITKLLASDVIKY; encoded by the coding sequence GTGCATAAATCTAGAAACAATACTACCCAGGTCAGGGCTATTTTATTTTTAATTTTGGCAATGTTGCTTCCTCATTTGGGCAATTGTGCTAAAACCGCATTTAAAATTGTAAAAGATCTAAGTTCAGATTGGAAAATATATAATGCTGATATAAATGGGTATGTTCCTTTTATAAAAGGGAAATCCCAGAAAAGCCATTTTATTTTTCAATGGGTTGACCTGGATAAATATGCCGGATATCATCTTCAGGTAAAAGCGGCTCCAAAGTTATCATTATTTGTAAATAATGAATTATATTATACTAATACAGAATCCAAATATCAGGATGTTGCTATTCCTGTTAAGGATCTTCTGAAGAAGACAGTAGGAGGGAGGAAGGATTTACTTACAATTTATCAACCTGATGCTTCCTTTAATGAAGGTGCAGTTTTCATAGGGTATTTCCCCGAAATCCAGATAGAGTCTGTCCCTGCCATTAATATTGAGGCTAAAAAGCAAAACTTTCTGGGTGATCTTGTTATGGCACTTTTTATAAGTTCATTCGCCATTATTGCAATTTTGAAAAACAGGTTTCCTAAATCATTTTCCTTATTTTTCCAAAAATCTGAATTTTCACTAAGTGCTTCCGAAGAATTATTAAGTAGTCGTATTATTGATTTTCCGCTCTTGCTGGTAATTATTTTAAATGCATTTTCACTTAGTATTTTGATATTTTCCAACAAAGAAAGCGAAGACTTTGTCAAATTTCTTACGTTAATTAAAACCCGGAATTTGTCATTATTTTCACAGTTTGCACTGTCAACTCTAATGGTAATCTTTCTGATAATAGTTAAATATTTACTCATTACTATTTTGGGATGGATATTTGACCTTAATAAACTCATTACCCTTCATTTTTATGAGTTTTTATCTATTATGCTCAAGGTCAATTTGTTGGTAGTTCCAGTCGTTTTAATTTTATTGTCGATGAATAATTTTCAACCGTTTATGTCTATTACGGCTTTGACAATTATCTTATTGATAATCTTCTTCCTGTTAATACTAAAGGTTTCCTATATCATATTTAAGTTTTCCAACTATAGAAATCTTTATTTATTTTCTTACCTTTGTATCAGTGAAATACTGCCTTTTATTGTAATTACTAAACTATTGGCATCTGACGTTATAAAATATTAA
- a CDS encoding uroporphyrinogen-III synthase: MSEIKEKELKDRYTKVSSILVTQPKPTDDKSPYYGLAEKYKLKIDFRPFIEIKALDFKEFKKQKIEILAHSAVIFTSRNAVDNFFRLCAEGRIEVPAEMKYFCISEQTANYLQKYIVIRKRKIFVGQKTAKDLEEILKKHKNEFYLYPCSNIRKEEIPLFLKDNGFKFSEAVIYETVPSDLSDLAEVNYDIIAFFSPSGINSLFTNFPEFKQNKTRIAAFGPTTAKAVKDAGLILDIEAPLPNAPSMTGALELYIKKANNIK; encoded by the coding sequence ATGAGTGAAATTAAAGAAAAAGAGCTAAAGGATAGATATACAAAAGTATCAAGTATCTTAGTAACACAGCCCAAACCGACAGACGATAAATCGCCTTATTACGGATTAGCTGAGAAATATAAGCTGAAAATTGATTTTAGGCCATTTATTGAGATTAAGGCACTTGATTTCAAAGAGTTTAAAAAGCAAAAAATAGAGATACTAGCTCATTCCGCAGTCATCTTCACAAGCCGTAATGCCGTAGATAATTTTTTTAGGCTTTGTGCAGAGGGAAGAATAGAAGTGCCGGCAGAAATGAAATATTTTTGCATTTCTGAGCAAACAGCAAACTACCTTCAGAAGTATATAGTAATTAGAAAGAGAAAGATTTTTGTAGGTCAAAAAACTGCAAAAGATCTTGAGGAAATTCTGAAAAAGCATAAAAACGAATTCTATTTATATCCTTGCTCCAATATCAGAAAAGAAGAAATTCCTTTATTTCTTAAAGATAATGGATTCAAATTCAGTGAAGCAGTAATTTACGAGACAGTTCCTAGCGATTTGTCAGATCTAGCTGAAGTCAATTATGATATAATAGCATTCTTTAGTCCTTCAGGAATTAACTCACTATTTACCAATTTTCCTGAATTCAAACAGAATAAAACAAGAATAGCTGCTTTTGGTCCAACTACGGCAAAGGCGGTTAAAGATGCAGGATTAATATTGGATATAGAAGCTCCACTACCAAATGCCCCATCTATGACTGGTGCTTTGGAGCTGTACATAAAGAAAGCCAATAACATTAAGTAA
- a CDS encoding BamA/TamA family outer membrane protein, translated as MKNFLILFVLLLTSLFSYGQRDSTRIFLSVFSENKGLIPDHKISFRDSLSALYEVKEIIQKLHKQAYLQASVDSFTTHEDTLVSFISPGEQFKWAALKKGNINQLILNKTEFQERYYQNKLFDIDQFLAFENDLLTYLEEHGYPFASLQIDSFKIENNNLYGVLNYDKGPLIVFDSLIVVGSTKVKNRYLMRELHIEKGQPFSQKKIVEADKVISALGFVRVSRPPVIEFRSGKATVTIFLEDKKINQADGIIGFLPNEGGGKKLLITGELNLNLKNVFGTGKGVLLEWKKLKASSQTLNVGYYHPKLLGSNLDLRMNFNLLNQDSLFLTVYRGINVSSALSVRSRVSFFTGLKTSRQFSSPVGADTTVLLMSDYNYYNYGLSYNWNNLDDIFYPHKGWIFDVQFSLGNKILRENSLVKQELYDQLDKKSIQYSCNIVINRFFPVRAKSVFFTRFEAGKIFNDKNTLFINDLYRVGGLKSLRGFNELNYYASTFGIASVEYRYFTDPTSYLLVFYDQGYVSNVVNPSLKDDFPFGFGVGVSFTTGAGVFNFVYSLGQSRDQKLSLNLSKVHFGIISRF; from the coding sequence TTGAAAAACTTTTTAATTCTCTTTGTCTTACTCTTAACTTCACTCTTTTCGTATGGGCAAAGAGACAGTACCCGTATTTTTCTTTCGGTTTTCTCTGAAAATAAAGGTTTAATACCTGACCATAAAATTTCTTTTAGAGATTCATTAAGTGCACTATATGAAGTTAAAGAAATCATCCAGAAGTTACACAAACAGGCATATCTTCAGGCTTCAGTAGATTCATTTACAACACACGAGGATACATTAGTATCTTTTATTTCTCCGGGAGAACAATTCAAATGGGCTGCTTTGAAAAAGGGAAATATAAATCAGTTAATTCTTAACAAAACAGAATTCCAGGAGAGATACTATCAGAATAAGCTTTTTGATATCGATCAGTTTCTGGCCTTTGAAAATGATTTGTTGACTTATCTGGAAGAGCATGGTTATCCATTCGCTTCACTTCAAATTGATTCTTTTAAGATTGAAAACAATAATTTGTATGGTGTTCTGAATTATGATAAGGGGCCATTGATAGTTTTTGATTCTCTTATTGTAGTTGGCAGTACTAAAGTGAAGAACAGATATCTCATGCGTGAACTTCATATTGAAAAAGGGCAGCCATTTAGTCAAAAAAAAATAGTTGAAGCAGATAAAGTAATATCAGCGCTAGGTTTTGTTAGGGTTTCCAGACCTCCAGTGATAGAGTTCAGAAGTGGTAAGGCGACTGTAACTATCTTTTTGGAAGATAAGAAAATCAATCAGGCTGATGGTATTATAGGTTTTCTTCCAAATGAAGGTGGAGGAAAAAAATTACTTATTACAGGCGAACTTAATCTGAACTTAAAAAATGTATTTGGGACAGGTAAAGGAGTTTTGCTTGAGTGGAAAAAACTAAAGGCATCCTCCCAGACACTTAATGTTGGATATTATCACCCCAAATTATTAGGGTCAAATCTTGATCTCCGGATGAATTTCAATTTGTTAAATCAGGATAGCTTGTTTCTTACAGTTTACAGGGGAATAAATGTGTCAAGTGCCCTTTCGGTAAGATCAAGAGTAAGTTTTTTTACTGGTCTCAAGACATCGCGCCAGTTTTCCAGTCCGGTCGGAGCTGATACTACTGTCTTACTTATGTCAGATTATAATTATTATAATTATGGCTTGAGTTATAATTGGAATAATCTGGATGATATATTTTATCCTCATAAAGGCTGGATATTTGATGTACAATTTTCCTTAGGAAATAAAATTTTGAGGGAAAATTCATTGGTTAAGCAAGAATTGTACGATCAGCTTGACAAAAAATCTATTCAGTACTCTTGCAATATTGTGATAAACAGGTTTTTTCCGGTAAGAGCCAAGTCTGTATTTTTTACAAGATTTGAAGCCGGTAAAATTTTTAATGACAAAAACACATTGTTTATTAATGATTTGTATAGGGTAGGGGGGCTCAAGTCTTTAAGAGGATTTAATGAATTGAATTATTATGCATCGACATTTGGCATTGCATCTGTTGAATATCGATATTTTACAGATCCAACTTCCTATCTTCTCGTATTTTATGATCAAGGATATGTGTCAAATGTTGTAAATCCTTCTCTTAAAGATGATTTTCCATTTGGATTCGGAGTAGGTGTGTCCTTCACAACAGGTGCAGGAGTGTTTAATTTCGTTTATTCTTTGGGGCAATCCAGAGATCAGAAATTAAGTTTGAATCTTTCTAAGGTTCATTTTGGTATAATAAGCAGGTTTTAG